From Bacteroidales bacterium, one genomic window encodes:
- a CDS encoding cytochrome d ubiquinol oxidase subunit II, producing MTTYHFLQLYWWAIVSLLGALLVFLLFVQGGQTLLYGTAKNENQRNILLTIFGHKWEITYTTLITFGGAAFASFPLFYSTSFGGAYWLWIFILLVFVVQAFSYEFRNKEHNLLGKRTYDGLLMINGWLGTILLGVAVGSFLTGGNFNVDKMNITIQSSNVISYWTNDWKGLELIMNPVNILLGVTVLFAARVLALLYTVNQCRRIGGDDAMQLAERAGVQLKISAIGFLVLFVVFVYDLFMMNGYKVNVANAVNVVGGQPGSSGTIVPEAHAYLHNMLQVPWILVLLLIGVVMVLAGLAGALFCNNGRCALCKKCGINPDSQCPFNKHAFYVVGFGVVLAVWAILLSAGFNDTAYYPSLYDSQTSLTLYNSSSSFYTLKVMAYVSIAVPFVVWYIAYVWSKMNAKKGDKSDY from the coding sequence ATGACAACATATCATTTTTTACAATTATACTGGTGGGCGATAGTATCTCTTCTTGGTGCTTTGCTTGTATTCCTTCTTTTTGTCCAGGGCGGACAGACATTACTTTACGGAACGGCAAAAAATGAGAATCAGAGAAATATTTTGCTGACCATATTCGGACATAAATGGGAGATTACATATACAACTCTCATTACTTTTGGAGGTGCCGCATTTGCCTCATTTCCACTGTTTTATTCAACAAGTTTTGGCGGTGCGTACTGGCTGTGGATTTTTATTCTTCTTGTATTTGTGGTACAGGCCTTCTCTTATGAATTCAGAAATAAGGAACATAATCTTTTAGGCAAAAGAACTTATGACGGGCTGCTGATGATTAATGGCTGGCTTGGAACAATTCTCCTTGGAGTTGCTGTCGGGAGCTTCCTTACAGGCGGAAATTTTAACGTGGATAAAATGAACATAACCATACAATCATCCAATGTAATTTCTTATTGGACAAATGATTGGAAAGGTCTGGAACTTATTATGAATCCGGTAAATATCTTGCTTGGCGTTACCGTTTTATTTGCAGCGCGCGTGCTTGCTCTCCTTTATACGGTAAATCAGTGCAGAAGAATAGGGGGAGATGATGCCATGCAGCTTGCGGAAAGAGCCGGCGTTCAGCTGAAGATAAGTGCAATAGGTTTTCTGGTTTTGTTTGTAGTCTTTGTCTATGATTTATTCATGATGAACGGCTATAAAGTTAACGTTGCAAATGCAGTTAATGTAGTTGGAGGCCAGCCTGGTTCAAGCGGAACCATTGTTCCAGAAGCGCATGCGTATCTTCATAATATGCTGCAAGTTCCATGGATTTTGGTTTTGCTTTTAATTGGTGTGGTAATGGTGCTTGCAGGACTTGCAGGTGCTTTGTTCTGCAACAACGGAAGGTGCGCGCTATGCAAAAAATGCGGGATAAATCCTGACTCTCAATGTCCGTTTAATAAGCACGCATTTTATGTAGTAGGATTTGGCGTTGTGCTTGCAGTTTGGGCAATTTTATTGAGCGCCGGATTCAACGATACGGCCTATTACCCATCTCTTTATGATTCGCAAACATCTCTTACCCTTTATAATAGCTCATCCAGTTTTTACACTCTTAAAGTGATGGCGTATGTCTCTATAGCTGTGCCGTTTGTAGTATGGTACATTGCTTATGTGTGGAGCAAGATGAATGCTAAAAAGGGAGATAAAAGTGATTATTAA
- a CDS encoding dicarboxylate/amino acid:cation symporter gives MKKKFHIGLLARVLIAIALGIGCSYFFPIWATKVFVTFNGLFGNFLSFTIPLIILGLVAPGIADLGKGAGKLLLITVAIAYGSTLFSGYFSYFICRWSYPLVLVKDPNFTQIATTSPNSISPFFTIDMPPVFGVMSALILAFILGLGASIINGNALTNVLRDFKDIVDWLIKKAIIPLLPLFIFGIFLKMGVEGQVSTILKLFLKVIIIIFIMHIALLLIQFSVAGAIARKNPLKALLTMLPAYFTALGTQSSAATIPVTLAQTKKNGVDPDLAAFTVPLCATIHLAGSTLKITACAYAIMWMLGMSTDIGLFTGFIFLLGITMVAAPGVPGGAIMAALGVLSSVLGFDATLQALMIALYITMDSFGTACNVTGDGAIALVVNRIYKGGKPKPVAE, from the coding sequence ATGAAAAAAAAGTTTCACATTGGCCTTCTGGCTAGAGTTCTAATTGCTATTGCGCTCGGTATCGGGTGCTCATATTTCTTCCCAATCTGGGCTACAAAAGTATTTGTCACTTTCAACGGGCTGTTTGGAAATTTTTTAAGTTTTACAATTCCCTTGATAATCCTGGGACTAGTTGCACCGGGTATTGCCGATTTGGGAAAAGGGGCGGGGAAGCTTCTTCTGATAACTGTTGCAATAGCCTACGGTTCAACACTTTTCTCCGGGTATTTCTCCTATTTTATTTGCCGCTGGTCATATCCGCTTGTGCTTGTAAAAGATCCAAACTTTACGCAGATTGCCACCACATCTCCAAATTCAATTTCTCCATTTTTCACAATAGATATGCCTCCTGTGTTTGGAGTCATGAGCGCTTTAATTTTGGCGTTTATTCTTGGACTTGGGGCCTCAATTATTAACGGCAATGCTCTTACAAATGTGCTGAGAGATTTTAAAGATATTGTTGACTGGCTGATAAAGAAGGCAATAATACCTCTGCTTCCTCTTTTCATCTTTGGTATTTTTCTTAAGATGGGAGTTGAAGGACAAGTCAGTACAATTTTGAAACTTTTCTTAAAGGTCATCATAATAATATTTATTATGCACATCGCTCTGCTGCTTATACAGTTTAGCGTTGCGGGTGCAATTGCGCGCAAGAATCCTCTAAAAGCCTTGCTGACAATGCTTCCGGCTTATTTTACTGCCCTTGGAACTCAATCTTCTGCAGCAACAATTCCGGTCACCTTGGCTCAAACTAAAAAGAATGGCGTTGACCCTGACCTTGCCGCATTTACTGTTCCATTGTGCGCAACAATACATTTGGCAGGCAGCACCTTAAAAATAACAGCATGTGCCTACGCAATTATGTGGATGCTTGGAATGTCCACTGACATAGGACTTTTCACAGGTTTCATATTCTTGCTTGGAATTACCATGGTCGCTGCTCCCGGAGTGCCGGGCGGTGCAATTATGGCTGCGCTTGGGGTTCTTTCCAGCGTGCTGGGATTTGATGCCACTTTGCAGGCTTTAATGATTGCCCTTTATATCACGATGGATTCCTTTGGAACTGCCTGCAATGTTACCGGCGACGGTGCTATTGCATTGGTAGTTAACAGAATCTACAAAGGAGGAAAACCGAAGCCTGTTGCCGAGTAA
- the rny gene encoding ribonuclease Y — MEQIDILTLSLLLLGAAIIGFLISFIIIRPIVLKNKKSKILADAEKEGENIKKEKIFQAKEKFLQLKSEHEQYINSKNNALKEAENKIRQKESQISLQANEISRKERDVEAIRNNLKNQTDIVAKKNEEFEKMRQQEIIKLENIAGMSADEAKKQLVESMKAEAKTEALAYINDVMDEARLNASKEAKRIVINTIQRTAPETAIENAVTVFNIDNDEIKGRIIGREGRNIRALEAATGVEIVVDDTPEAILLSAFDPVRREVARLALHQLVADGRIHPARIEEVVAKVQKQLEDEILETGKRTCIDLGIHGLNIELVKLVGRMKYRSSYGQNLLQHSREVANICATMASELDLNPKVAKRAGLLHDIGKVSEEDPELPHALLGKKLAEQYKEKPEICNAIGAHHEEIEMTSLISPLVMVADAISGARPGARREVIESYIKRLKDMEDIALSYPGVTKTYAIQAGRELRVIVGSEQVSDKDAENLSAEIAKKIQNEMTYPGQVKITVIRETRSIAFAK, encoded by the coding sequence ATGGAACAAATTGACATTTTAACTCTTTCCCTTCTGTTGCTGGGAGCAGCTATCATAGGATTCCTGATCAGTTTTATCATCATAAGGCCAATAGTACTTAAGAACAAAAAATCCAAGATTCTGGCGGATGCAGAAAAAGAGGGTGAGAATATTAAGAAAGAGAAAATTTTCCAGGCAAAGGAGAAATTTCTTCAGTTAAAATCTGAACACGAGCAATATATCAATTCTAAGAATAATGCTCTAAAAGAGGCTGAAAATAAAATCAGACAAAAAGAGAGCCAAATCAGCCTGCAAGCCAATGAGATATCTCGCAAAGAGAGAGATGTAGAGGCTATTAGAAATAATCTGAAAAATCAGACAGACATTGTTGCCAAAAAGAATGAAGAGTTTGAAAAAATGAGGCAACAAGAAATTATAAAGCTGGAAAACATTGCAGGAATGTCTGCAGATGAGGCAAAGAAACAGCTTGTTGAATCTATGAAGGCGGAGGCCAAAACAGAGGCTCTTGCATACATAAATGATGTAATGGATGAAGCAAGGCTCAATGCTTCCAAAGAGGCTAAGAGAATTGTTATCAACACAATACAGCGTACAGCGCCGGAGACTGCAATTGAAAATGCAGTTACGGTTTTCAATATTGATAATGATGAAATCAAAGGCAGAATCATAGGACGTGAGGGTAGAAATATCCGCGCCTTGGAAGCTGCCACGGGAGTTGAAATTGTTGTAGATGATACTCCGGAGGCAATTCTGCTTTCAGCATTTGACCCGGTAAGAAGAGAGGTTGCAAGACTTGCTCTGCATCAGCTTGTTGCAGACGGAAGAATACACCCTGCAAGAATTGAAGAGGTGGTTGCAAAAGTGCAGAAACAGCTGGAAGATGAGATTTTGGAGACAGGAAAGAGAACCTGCATAGACCTTGGTATTCACGGACTTAACATAGAACTTGTAAAACTTGTCGGGAGAATGAAATATCGTTCTTCTTACGGACAGAATTTGCTGCAGCACTCACGCGAGGTTGCAAATATTTGTGCAACAATGGCTTCTGAGCTTGACTTAAATCCGAAAGTTGCCAAGCGCGCCGGTTTGCTGCATGATATAGGAAAGGTTTCTGAAGAAGATCCGGAGCTTCCGCACGCTTTGCTTGGAAAGAAACTTGCAGAGCAATACAAAGAGAAACCAGAGATTTGCAATGCAATTGGAGCTCACCATGAGGAGATAGAGATGACATCTCTTATATCCCCTCTTGTAATGGTCGCCGATGCGATATCAGGTGCAAGACCAGGTGCCAGAAGAGAGGTTATAGAGTCTTACATTAAACGTCTTAAAGATATGGAGGACATTGCGTTATCTTATCCAGGCGTTACAAAAACTTACGCAATTCAGGCAGGCCGCGAGCTGCGCGTAATAGTTGGCAGCGAGCAAGTATCTGATAAAGATGCAGAGAATTTGTCTGCAGAAATTGCAAAGAAAATTCAGAATGAAATGACTTATCCCGGACAGGTTAAAATCACGGTAATTCGTGAAACCAGAAGCATTGCATTTGCAAAATAG
- a CDS encoding 2-oxoacid:acceptor oxidoreductase family protein — MKEELIIAGFGGQGVLSMGKILAYSGIMQDMEVTWMPSYGPEMRGGTANVTVILSDKKISSPILSRYDNAIILNQQSMDKFEPTVKPGGLLLYDPNGITRVPSRKDITVCSIEAADESAKMGNTKLFNMLVLGAFLKIKPIVTLENVMLGLKHSLPERSHKMLPMNEQAVRVGMEKVKIINKV; from the coding sequence ATGAAAGAAGAATTAATTATAGCCGGATTTGGCGGACAAGGCGTTCTGTCAATGGGCAAAATATTAGCGTATTCCGGAATTATGCAAGATATGGAGGTTACATGGATGCCATCTTACGGACCAGAAATGAGAGGCGGAACAGCCAATGTAACAGTCATTTTGAGCGACAAAAAAATCAGCTCCCCTATTTTGAGCAGATATGATAACGCCATCATTCTTAACCAGCAGTCAATGGATAAATTTGAGCCTACTGTTAAGCCTGGCGGATTGCTGCTTTATGATCCTAACGGAATTACAAGAGTTCCAAGCAGAAAAGATATTACCGTATGCTCTATAGAAGCTGCCGACGAGAGCGCAAAAATGGGCAATACAAAACTCTTTAACATGCTGGTTCTTGGAGCATTCCTTAAGATAAAGCCTATTGTTACTTTGGAAAATGTTATGCTTGGCCTTAAACATTCTCTGCCTGAAAGAAGCCACAAAATGCTTCCGATGAATGAGCAGGCTGTGAGAGTGGGTATGGAGAAAGTGAAGATAATTAACAAAGTGTAG
- a CDS encoding thiamine pyrophosphate-dependent enzyme: MDIKDMIKPENKVYGKCPVLTENIMHYCPGCPHGIVHKLIAEVIEDMGIQDKTIGVSPVGCAVFAYNYIDIDWAEAAHGRAPALATAIKRLNPDKYVFTYQGDGDLASIGAAEIIHACNRAENIVVIFINNAIYGMTGGQMAPTTLLGQVTATTPYGRCVELNGYPLKITELISKLDGACYVTRQTCNTPGNVRKTKAAIRKAFENSAAKKGASFVEVVSTCSSNWKLSPVKSMAWMEENMYPFYPLGDLKNV; the protein is encoded by the coding sequence ATGGATATAAAAGATATGATTAAACCGGAGAACAAGGTTTACGGAAAGTGCCCCGTTCTTACAGAGAATATTATGCACTACTGCCCAGGATGTCCGCACGGCATTGTACATAAGTTGATTGCAGAGGTTATAGAAGATATGGGAATACAGGACAAAACCATTGGAGTATCACCAGTAGGTTGCGCAGTATTCGCATATAATTATATAGATATTGATTGGGCAGAGGCTGCTCACGGAAGAGCTCCCGCGCTTGCAACTGCAATTAAGAGATTGAACCCGGACAAGTATGTATTTACATATCAGGGAGATGGAGACTTGGCATCTATTGGAGCAGCAGAAATTATTCATGCATGCAACAGAGCTGAGAACATTGTCGTCATCTTTATTAACAATGCAATTTACGGAATGACAGGCGGTCAGATGGCCCCTACAACTTTGCTTGGACAAGTTACAGCAACAACTCCTTACGGAAGGTGCGTAGAACTTAACGGCTATCCTTTGAAGATAACTGAGCTAATTTCCAAACTTGACGGAGCATGCTACGTTACAAGACAAACATGCAACACTCCGGGCAATGTCCGCAAGACAAAAGCTGCTATCAGAAAAGCATTTGAAAACTCTGCGGCAAAGAAAGGCGCTTCATTTGTAGAAGTTGTAAGTACTTGCAGCTCAAACTGGAAGCTATCACCTGTAAAATCCATGGCATGGATGGAAGAGAACATGTACCCGTTCTATCCGCTAGGAGATTTGAAAAATGTATAA
- a CDS encoding 3-methyl-2-oxobutanoate dehydrogenase subunit VorB: MAEKILMKGNEAIAYGAIRSGVDGYFGYPITPQSEVMETLMEQKPWETTGMVVLQAESEVASINMVYGGACSGKKSMTSTSSPGFSLMCEGLSYLAGTELPCLVVNVMRGGPGLGTIQPSQSDYFQAVKGGGHGDYHLIVLAPASVQDMYDYVDQAFELALKYRNPACILADGVVGQMMEKVEFRPMKPRMTDAEIQQRCGWALLGKKNRERHVMTSLSLESPVQEAFNIKLQKKYREIEAKESLCTTYKTEDAEHLLVAFGSLSRIGENAVELARERGIKLGLMRPITLWPFPEKQLDALVPQMKDIISVELSAGQMVEDIRLVVNGRKPVYFYGRMGGMVPNPEEIVDNLEKVITK, from the coding sequence ATGGCAGAGAAAATATTGATGAAGGGAAACGAGGCAATCGCCTATGGCGCAATTAGAAGCGGCGTTGACGGTTACTTTGGATATCCTATTACCCCGCAGAGCGAGGTGATGGAAACACTTATGGAGCAAAAACCTTGGGAAACCACAGGAATGGTTGTGCTTCAGGCAGAGAGTGAGGTTGCATCTATTAACATGGTTTATGGCGGTGCATGCTCAGGTAAAAAATCTATGACATCAACCAGCAGCCCAGGCTTTAGTTTAATGTGCGAAGGTCTTAGCTATCTGGCAGGTACGGAGCTTCCTTGCCTTGTAGTAAACGTCATGAGAGGTGGTCCCGGACTTGGAACAATTCAGCCTAGCCAGTCTGATTATTTCCAGGCTGTAAAGGGCGGCGGACACGGAGATTATCATCTTATAGTTCTTGCACCTGCTTCAGTTCAGGATATGTATGATTATGTAGATCAAGCATTTGAGCTTGCTCTTAAATATAGAAATCCTGCATGTATCCTTGCAGACGGAGTTGTTGGACAAATGATGGAAAAGGTTGAATTCCGTCCTATGAAACCAAGAATGACCGATGCGGAAATACAACAAAGATGCGGCTGGGCTCTTCTAGGAAAGAAGAACAGAGAGAGACATGTAATGACATCTTTGTCTTTGGAATCGCCTGTACAAGAAGCGTTTAACATCAAACTTCAGAAGAAGTACAGAGAGATTGAGGCCAAAGAATCTTTGTGCACTACATACAAGACGGAAGATGCAGAACATCTGCTGGTAGCATTTGGTTCTCTAAGCAGAATTGGAGAAAATGCTGTTGAACTTGCAAGAGAGAGAGGAATTAAACTTGGTCTTATGAGACCTATCACATTGTGGCCTTTCCCTGAAAAACAGCTTGATGCTCTTGTTCCTCAGATGAAAGATATTATTTCAGTTGAGTTGAGCGCAGGGCAAATGGTAGAAGATATTCGCCTGGTTGTCAACGGCAGAAAGCCTGTCTATTTCTACGGAAGAATGGGCGGAATGGTTCCTAATCCGGAGGAAATTGTAGATAATCTGGAAAAAGTAATTACAAAGTAA
- a CDS encoding 4Fe-4S dicluster domain-containing protein — translation MAMKGTIVADKERCKGCGLCVANCPTKSIELAKEVNGRGYHYVTLVNPDTCVGCTNCATMCPDSVITVYRVKI, via the coding sequence ATGGCAATGAAAGGTACAATAGTGGCCGACAAAGAACGCTGCAAAGGATGCGGACTTTGCGTGGCCAACTGCCCTACCAAGTCTATTGAACTTGCTAAGGAAGTAAACGGGAGGGGCTATCATTATGTTACCCTTGTTAACCCGGACACCTGCGTGGGATGTACAAACTGCGCAACAATGTGTCCAGACTCTGTTATAACGGTTTACAGAGTCAAGATTTAA
- a CDS encoding amidohydrolase translates to MNKILIRNIYHNGIRKDILIEGNKIAAIVDAAPAACSDEKVIESMSDSIENSGQLKVIDGKGKAIIPGFANMHTHAAMTLMRGTQEDVNLKHWLKAIWKQEKKLDDELVYWGTKLACVEMIKTGTTCYNDQYWRPDSAVKAASDIGLRSWHSYVFLDAFNKKKAALQRDECQAMFEEAKKWKPITRFTVSVHAPYTVSAENIKWASEFARNNNLILHIHIAETGQERLDSLRKHHCNPVEYLDKMGIFGPNIVAAHCVWIDEEGIATLGRNKVNVVHNINSNLKLASGYKFKFKELADAGANVCIGTDGCASSNNLDMLEAVKTSALVQKAWRKDPMAIPLSQLFKSATLNGYKALGLNGGLISVGALADVCLIDIDNYAFTPNVNFLANLIYSAHSDCVDTVICDGKILMQNRKIRGEENILNEVRRLYKKILL, encoded by the coding sequence ATGAATAAGATTTTAATAAGAAATATATATCACAACGGTATCCGGAAGGATATTCTGATAGAAGGCAATAAAATTGCCGCTATTGTTGATGCAGCTCCTGCGGCCTGCAGCGATGAGAAAGTGATTGAGTCCATGAGCGATTCAATTGAGAACAGCGGCCAGCTGAAGGTGATTGACGGAAAAGGCAAGGCAATTATTCCGGGTTTTGCAAATATGCATACCCACGCAGCTATGACATTGATGCGCGGAACTCAAGAAGATGTTAATCTAAAGCATTGGTTGAAAGCTATTTGGAAGCAGGAGAAAAAGCTTGATGATGAACTTGTTTACTGGGGAACAAAGCTGGCTTGCGTGGAGATGATAAAAACAGGTACAACATGCTATAATGACCAATATTGGAGACCGGATTCTGCGGTGAAGGCTGCATCAGATATAGGGCTAAGAAGCTGGCACTCTTATGTTTTCCTGGATGCTTTTAATAAAAAGAAGGCGGCTCTCCAGAGAGATGAGTGTCAGGCAATGTTTGAGGAGGCAAAAAAATGGAAACCAATTACAAGATTTACGGTTTCCGTACATGCTCCGTATACTGTTAGCGCTGAGAATATTAAATGGGCAAGCGAATTTGCAAGAAATAATAATTTAATTCTTCACATTCATATTGCTGAGACCGGCCAGGAGAGGCTTGATAGTTTAAGAAAGCATCATTGCAATCCTGTTGAATATCTGGATAAGATGGGTATTTTTGGCCCTAACATAGTTGCCGCTCATTGCGTTTGGATTGATGAGGAAGGAATTGCGACGCTTGGAAGAAACAAAGTTAACGTTGTGCACAACATTAATTCAAATCTGAAACTTGCGTCAGGCTACAAGTTTAAATTTAAGGAGCTTGCAGATGCAGGAGCAAATGTTTGCATCGGCACCGACGGTTGCGCATCATCAAATAACCTTGATATGCTGGAGGCTGTAAAGACATCGGCTCTTGTTCAGAAGGCATGGAGAAAAGATCCTATGGCAATTCCTTTGAGCCAGCTGTTCAAGTCAGCTACGTTAAACGGATATAAGGCGCTTGGGCTTAACGGCGGCCTTATAAGTGTTGGGGCGCTTGCAGATGTTTGCCTTATAGACATTGATAATTATGCATTTACGCCAAATGTGAATTTCCTGGCAAACCTTATTTATTCTGCACATTCAGATTGCGTAGATACTGTAATTTGCGATGGTAAAATTTTAATGCAGAATAGAAAAATCAGAGGTGAGGAGAATATTTTGAATGAGGTGAGAAGACTTTATAAGAAGATTTTGTTGTAG
- a CDS encoding purine-nucleoside phosphorylase: protein MDQREERIYKAADFIKNKIGNRKPLAGIILGSGLGNLADKIENPIVIPYKEIPEFPVSTAVGHKGNLIIGTLGGKCVITMQGRFHYYEGYTMDQVTIGVRVMKVLGVKYLFVSCACGGLNTSFKVGDIMAIKDHINFLPNPLIGKNMDSFGVRFPDMSHPYDSELIKKGHEIAGENGFDLKEGVYVAGTGPSYETKAEYKFFKFIGGDAVAMSTIPEVIVARHCDIKVFGVSVITNAAHDTENEDFVNDEQEVIKAADTAVDKMTALFTGLIAYI, encoded by the coding sequence ATGGACCAAAGAGAAGAAAGAATCTATAAGGCGGCCGATTTTATAAAAAATAAGATTGGAAATCGCAAGCCGCTTGCAGGAATCATTCTTGGGAGCGGACTTGGAAATCTTGCAGATAAGATTGAAAATCCGATAGTTATCCCATACAAAGAGATTCCGGAGTTTCCCGTTTCTACAGCTGTAGGACATAAAGGAAATTTGATTATCGGGACATTGGGCGGAAAGTGCGTTATTACAATGCAAGGCCGTTTCCATTATTATGAAGGCTACACAATGGATCAGGTTACCATAGGGGTAAGGGTGATGAAAGTGCTGGGTGTTAAATACCTATTTGTTTCCTGTGCATGCGGAGGACTTAATACTTCATTTAAAGTTGGAGACATTATGGCAATTAAAGACCATATTAATTTCTTGCCAAATCCTTTGATTGGAAAAAATATGGACAGCTTTGGAGTAAGGTTCCCCGATATGTCTCATCCTTATGATAGTGAGCTTATTAAGAAAGGTCATGAGATTGCCGGAGAGAATGGATTTGATTTGAAAGAGGGCGTGTACGTTGCAGGAACAGGACCATCTTACGAGACTAAGGCAGAATATAAATTCTTTAAATTCATTGGTGGTGATGCAGTTGCAATGTCAACTATACCTGAAGTTATTGTAGCCCGCCATTGTGATATAAAGGTCTTTGGAGTTTCCGTTATTACAAATGCTGCTCATGATACAGAAAATGAGGATTTTGTAAATGACGAGCAGGAAGTAATTAAAGCGGCCGATACTGCCGTTGATAAAATGACGGCTTTGTTTACCGGTTTAATTGCTTATATCTGA
- a CDS encoding HAD-IA family hydrolase: MINNVIFDCGGVIVTLNRDNCLNAFSKILGFPDFGKYLSDYAQKGFFAQFENGDLKSSEFRQIVRQHSTIQELTDEEIDYAIGCFLTGVQESKVKYLLKLKKKYDLYLLSNINPIAWKRSKKLFRESCGLRMSDVFRKRFLSYRMNLSKPGEAIFNEVIRESGIIPGESLFIDDGEANIETAKKLGFKCLLYDVNKDMETQIQPVLDAEISDVPKV; encoded by the coding sequence ATGATTAATAACGTTATATTTGATTGCGGAGGCGTAATTGTAACTCTCAACAGAGATAACTGCTTAAATGCATTTTCAAAAATTTTGGGTTTTCCCGATTTTGGAAAATATCTTTCCGACTATGCTCAAAAAGGTTTTTTTGCGCAGTTTGAAAACGGAGATTTAAAGTCTTCCGAATTCAGGCAGATTGTTAGGCAACATTCTACTATACAAGAACTTACAGATGAGGAGATTGACTATGCAATTGGCTGCTTCCTTACAGGAGTACAGGAGAGCAAAGTCAAATATTTGCTTAAGTTGAAAAAGAAGTATGACCTCTATTTGCTGAGCAATATTAATCCTATTGCATGGAAACGCTCTAAAAAACTTTTTAGAGAATCTTGCGGTTTGAGAATGAGCGACGTTTTTAGAAAGAGGTTCTTGTCTTATCGCATGAATTTATCCAAGCCAGGCGAGGCAATATTTAATGAAGTGATAAGAGAGAGCGGAATAATACCCGGCGAATCTTTGTTTATAGATGACGGAGAGGCTAATATAGAAACTGCTAAGAAGCTGGGATTTAAATGTTTGCTTTATGATGTCAATAAAGATATGGAGACGCAGATTCAACCGGTTCTGGATGCCGAAATCTCCGATGTTCCAAAGGTCTGA
- a CDS encoding MBL fold metallo-hydrolase, translated as MIKFISLASGSSGNCYYFTNGSVSFMIDAGVGPRSAKKTLEEHSLSLQDVDFILVTHDHIDHIKALGIIAEKYNKPVYATKILKNSFEFHSCTRGRLNGRVNEIQILKTTEVDGVKFTPFPVPHDASETVGYYIEFDGKKITLVTDCGSVNENVIKYSEKADTLIFETNYDEKMLAEGSYPKDLQERISSPDTGHLSNRDAAKALQKIYMEKEGAIDHIFLCHLSDNNNTPELARCCVSKALDEIGVKKESVVLDCLIRGHASKLYSL; from the coding sequence ATGATTAAATTCATAAGTCTTGCAAGCGGAAGCAGCGGCAATTGCTATTATTTTACAAATGGAAGCGTTAGCTTTATGATTGATGCCGGCGTTGGTCCAAGGTCTGCAAAAAAAACTTTGGAGGAGCATTCTCTCTCTCTGCAAGATGTTGATTTCATCCTTGTTACCCATGATCATATAGATCATATAAAGGCGCTTGGAATAATTGCAGAAAAATATAATAAGCCGGTATATGCTACAAAAATTCTGAAAAATTCATTTGAGTTTCACAGCTGTACGCGCGGAAGGCTTAACGGGAGGGTGAATGAAATTCAAATTTTAAAAACGACAGAAGTAGACGGGGTAAAATTTACTCCTTTCCCTGTGCCTCATGATGCATCTGAAACTGTTGGATATTATATAGAATTTGACGGGAAGAAAATCACTTTAGTTACGGATTGCGGCTCTGTAAATGAGAATGTTATAAAATATTCTGAAAAAGCGGACACTCTGATTTTTGAGACAAATTATGACGAGAAAATGCTGGCGGAAGGTTCATACCCGAAAGATTTGCAAGAGAGGATAAGTAGTCCCGATACGGGGCATTTGAGCAACAGAGATGCTGCCAAAGCTTTGCAGAAAATCTACATGGAGAAAGAGGGCGCCATAGACCATATTTTTCTTTGCCATTTATCCGATAATAATAATACTCCTGAACTTGCGCGCTGCTGTGTATCAAAAGCGCTGGATGAGATTGGCGTAAAAAAAGAGAGCGTGGTGTTGGATTGTTTAATCCGCGGCCACGCCTCAAAATTATATTCTTTATAA